The Caloramator mitchellensis genome contains a region encoding:
- a CDS encoding M42 family metallopeptidase, giving the protein MQGKDHLKKLCKLSGVSGNEHLIHDALVEIFRDYVDLTERGKMGDFRAIKKGEGKDGLKIMITAHADEIGLIVTDIDERGYVYFTNVGGIDPKTLPAQEVIIHGKKDVFGVVGAKPPHVLTDKERKQSIKIQDMNIDCGMNKEEIVKYVSIGDFITIKREAIDLIGDFVTGKAIDNRAGIMVLYECAKYLKALKHSADVYFVATTQEERGLIGVKTTAYDINPDIGIVVDVTFGDKYANPDIQIECGRGVEITIGPNIHKELSEKLMNVADEYGISYSLDVAPGATGTESWAVQVTREGIPTLLVSVPVKYMHTSTEVVNYKDIIRAGKLLAMFISSLKNWGDIYA; this is encoded by the coding sequence ATGCAAGGGAAGGATCATCTAAAAAAACTATGCAAATTAAGCGGAGTATCGGGTAATGAACATTTAATACATGATGCTTTAGTAGAAATTTTTAGAGATTATGTTGACTTAACTGAAAGAGGTAAAATGGGGGATTTTAGAGCAATAAAAAAAGGCGAAGGCAAGGATGGCCTTAAAATAATGATAACAGCCCATGCAGATGAAATAGGGCTTATCGTTACAGACATAGATGAAAGAGGATATGTATATTTTACTAATGTTGGTGGAATTGACCCCAAGACTTTGCCAGCGCAGGAAGTTATAATCCATGGAAAAAAAGATGTTTTTGGAGTAGTTGGAGCAAAACCTCCTCATGTATTAACTGACAAAGAAAGAAAACAATCGATTAAAATCCAAGATATGAATATAGATTGCGGCATGAATAAAGAAGAAATTGTCAAATATGTTTCGATAGGAGATTTTATTACAATTAAAAGAGAAGCAATTGATTTAATTGGCGATTTTGTAACAGGAAAAGCTATTGACAATCGTGCAGGAATAATGGTTCTTTATGAATGTGCAAAGTATCTCAAGGCCTTAAAACATAGTGCAGATGTTTACTTTGTTGCTACAACACAAGAGGAAAGAGGTCTTATAGGGGTAAAAACAACAGCATATGATATAAATCCTGATATTGGAATTGTTGTTGATGTAACTTTTGGTGATAAGTATGCTAACCCTGATATTCAGATAGAATGTGGAAGGGGAGTAGAAATTACTATAGGTCCCAATATACATAAAGAGCTTTCAGAAAAATTAATGAATGTGGCTGATGAATATGGAATTTCCTATTCATTAGATGTAGCCCCAGGAGCAACGGGAACAGAAAGCTGGGCAGTCCAAGTTACAAGAGAAGGAATTCCAACTCTTTTAGTATCAGTTCCAGTTAAATATATGCATACATCTACTGAAGTTGTAAATTATAAAGATATCATAAGGGCTGGGAAATTGCTTGCTATGTTTATATCTTCCTTAAAGAATTGGGGTGATATTTATGCTTAA
- a CDS encoding M42 family metallopeptidase, whose protein sequence is MLKRLTDAFGVSGCEKEVREVIKEEIKDFGEVTIDKLGNLILHKKGKGKRVMLAAHMDEVGFIVTGIKEDGRIKFAPVGGIDARILVSKRVVFERTKTKGIIGYKPIHLQNDAERNNPVNVKELFVDIGATSKDEALKYVKLGDYATFESQYIEMGNYIKAKALDDRVGCAILMEVLKEDYDFDIYFVWTVQEEVGLRGATVAAYSIEPEIGLVIEGTTCADFVKDEKDFVTETGKGPAISVMDSSSIADEKLLNRIVDVAEENNIPIQFRRGNVGGNDAGIIHKTKKGAITASISVPTKYIHSPISMIHREDYKNTLKLVKALLRDIEREDL, encoded by the coding sequence ATGCTTAAGAGGTTAACTGATGCATTTGGCGTTTCGGGATGCGAGAAAGAGGTAAGGGAAGTAATTAAAGAAGAGATTAAGGATTTTGGAGAAGTTACAATAGATAAACTTGGCAATTTAATACTACATAAAAAGGGGAAAGGCAAGAGAGTAATGCTTGCTGCTCATATGGATGAAGTTGGATTTATTGTGACAGGAATTAAGGAAGATGGTCGAATAAAATTTGCACCTGTTGGCGGTATTGATGCAAGGATTTTAGTTTCAAAACGAGTAGTTTTTGAAAGGACTAAAACTAAAGGTATAATTGGATACAAACCTATACACCTTCAAAATGATGCAGAAAGAAATAATCCTGTTAATGTTAAGGAATTGTTTGTAGACATCGGAGCAACTAGTAAGGATGAAGCTTTGAAATATGTAAAATTAGGAGATTATGCTACATTTGAAAGCCAATATATAGAGATGGGAAATTACATTAAGGCTAAGGCGCTTGATGATAGAGTCGGCTGCGCTATTTTGATGGAAGTTTTAAAGGAAGATTATGATTTTGACATTTATTTCGTATGGACAGTTCAGGAAGAAGTTGGACTTAGGGGTGCTACGGTTGCAGCATATAGCATAGAGCCGGAAATTGGACTTGTTATCGAAGGAACCACATGTGCAGATTTTGTAAAGGATGAAAAGGATTTTGTAACGGAAACGGGCAAGGGCCCTGCAATATCTGTTATGGATTCTTCATCTATTGCTGATGAAAAATTATTAAATAGAATTGTTGACGTTGCTGAGGAGAATAATATACCTATTCAATTTAGGAGGGGAAATGTTGGAGGAAATGATGCTGGCATAATTCATAAAACTAAAAAAGGCGCTATTACAGCAAGTATTTCTGTCCCAACAAAATATATCCATTCGCCAATTAGTATGATACATAGGGAAGATTATAAAAATACGCTAAAGCTTGTGAAGGCTTTATTAAGAGACATCGAAAGGGAGGATTTATGA
- a CDS encoding M42 family metallopeptidase: protein MMELLKELTSIYGPSGREDKVADFIIDNIKQYVDEVKKDTLGNVISVKKGKGQKKLMFAAHMDQIGVMITFIDDNGFLRFTNIGGVNPYSLLFKRIVFKNGVEGIVSKEAKADIKDLNLKDMFIDIGAKNKEEAKQKVNIGEFGVFKSDFIDLGNSISSAAFDDRIGCYALIEAAKRIKENNGDIYFVFTVQEEVGLRGAKVAAYSIEPDIAIAVDVTGTGDTPNCNRMAVKFGEGAAIKIMDRGFIVHPQIKELLINVAERNNIKYQYEILEMGTTDAAEIHISKAGAPSGVVSIPTRYIHSHSETVDKDDLKAAIDLLVKVAEEF from the coding sequence ATGATGGAACTTTTAAAGGAATTAACGTCTATTTATGGACCATCAGGAAGAGAAGATAAGGTAGCTGATTTTATAATAGATAACATAAAACAATATGTCGATGAAGTAAAAAAGGATACTCTTGGAAATGTTATATCAGTTAAAAAGGGAAAAGGTCAGAAGAAACTGATGTTTGCAGCACATATGGACCAAATTGGCGTTATGATTACTTTCATTGACGATAATGGTTTTTTAAGGTTTACTAATATTGGTGGAGTTAACCCATATTCTTTGTTGTTTAAAAGAATTGTCTTTAAAAATGGTGTTGAAGGTATCGTTTCAAAGGAAGCAAAGGCAGATATAAAAGATTTGAATCTTAAGGATATGTTTATAGATATTGGAGCAAAAAATAAGGAAGAAGCAAAACAAAAAGTCAATATTGGTGAATTTGGAGTGTTTAAATCTGATTTTATAGATTTAGGAAATAGTATTTCAAGCGCCGCTTTTGACGATAGAATAGGCTGTTATGCATTGATTGAAGCGGCAAAGAGAATTAAAGAAAACAATGGCGATATTTACTTTGTATTCACTGTTCAAGAGGAAGTTGGATTAAGAGGTGCAAAGGTTGCTGCATATAGCATTGAACCGGATATAGCTATTGCAGTTGATGTAACTGGAACTGGTGATACTCCAAATTGCAATAGAATGGCAGTAAAATTTGGTGAAGGCGCAGCAATCAAGATAATGGACAGAGGTTTTATTGTTCATCCTCAAATAAAAGAATTGTTAATTAATGTTGCAGAAAGGAATAATATTAAGTATCAATACGAAATATTAGAAATGGGGACAACTGATGCCGCAGAAATTCATATATCAAAAGCTGGAGCTCCTTCAGGAGTAGTATCTATTCCGACAAGATATATTCATTCACATAGCGAAACTGTCGATAAGGATGATTTAAAAGCTGCTATTGATTTGCTTGTAAAAGTAGCAGAAGAATTTTAA